From a region of the Besnoitia besnoiti strain Bb-Ger1 chromosome I, whole genome shotgun sequence genome:
- a CDS encoding hypothetical protein (encoded by transcript BESB_005970), translating into MGSSEPLAYMPAGSLGGDGPGPAFGRVSQTLSAAGEGRSPSSPFQNSSLSLPPQPPSPFLSPLPSLGSSPPSTPFRRWAATSPEAELERAASHHQAGIEPAAGRDARADAADVSPRSLLPASAAASLPIASDPGLAREPGAERHARSSVTARDDEQASQSRNSFSLPPVVPESPFSKVGSSSLSLLPKKKFFQPPIRPCATSPFASAASGPAPAPGGEEGGPTSGALPPPRGASSPFRVAHFASSPTSFYGPHGTPGRGPLLLSELDTPFDLVRMNKGTIFLAGKHAKTAFQPGPSPLEEIAETNRELVASQDTHAPPPVTGEVLSKSHAQAAPLQREETLEEAEGDEEGDALGGAEDGDGEGAFSDPSAAAAEAQETRGRGGRQNEEGDLGLSTPQHSPTRTDLAEAAAASQAPEEGAREEERIDRRGRLAFDSSHAYTPALSVGRPAVEHGGALRQHFSLGNRESARGFQAARDGATDPAGEGDGGPGADGPSGERQRAAARGFDLAGSDETEEAGSVEEAGALRLFSPTSAAEQEILRSQKLLQKAERMLRASTPINFERSGVDGGGRRSVSERRDDFAASPDAPRRQGEREGLGLSLAYCARAPSNLPPGVRTPREGSPPRAETVALLSERRPSRENASTSLRNGVEAAEGENGVEHACEAAEFHKSFGLSSSFLDSSRHKPDAIIRPSSEGGGGGLPLIEEEENLFAGEQKRSRGNPLLGSWLLSHPEIEQRERETHSEEGDPEDRRPDETPQISTSTREGAGPRGAQPPREQPKRGTTAGSASSSSAPCGPKSAAQRGHLWASSAETLFRASRRQFLHESDLASGHWQPAPDGRAPFFLSVDSRLAHLYAEDAHSHAVLGRVPSAMLAAAHPSEAPQGTEASAASSQLFSASGFVLPPPRGLVDGRPNAVERTGAQGALLPHREEDFRLRQEGKSESPDARLQPRRRAGAPGVTWNVETGFALKSSSIWHQGPAGGRSAATRPGHGELEELHEEERHDEDSFMGGGSDAHLPAAARSPVSSVSPSSLAQSFFQGQGVPYEELQLPHGALERRSGEEDEAVRGRFPLYASSPGRLHLVHLPADAPALSRGLYASVPASASGSSLAAGGFKSDGYGGIGGHSRLRPFAFGQAPSSPFSPPQTSDASATPSALRHHQGLLAQQFGASPAAGPFFRQAPFAQSPHRGVRAGDNQLAFTADFGSPAITDAENTPSPLSFRSVSSKSMSSSPSSLYYRGGLGSRGHFSFSFSPGRARAERRREAESHVRATASPERDPDAGTAGSAPYRPPQTDADGRGPRGDARTLHGVPLESRGDFARFKAGHLPSHRGAEDSSSFHGRAARTSAAERAACEALLGFVREGAAPQDAAGLLPPHSSFASSRREAAPGDLAADGEADPPDAHAKDVRKFASAHRSQRESARDEAKENMSNGSCARNETFPQRPEAAGARVQPDEGPDAATQWVGRLDTERETCELAARFNEGKPHATATGHRGHPPLSSSSSSAFAQGDDLRARASGRGPGDAADGRAESWRDVAYRHETLPEAQAFEEKEGAEHYRRRGQATHLYFEERATASPHERAGYLGEEPSHEARGHLGIPRGPARRSPDTQGWEDKDRGRITRGERDASVYADARELGTLRVEFTHRERGAPQAQEAESGAPHYGLPSSTADSDQVYGQQMRESGLLVDRASPAEERRKTQAREVARWAARPANPFEQSLQALHEDFAFDRVAQASPAARLAPSSPRASPDAASPVADSGGDGRKAAARRHAECGGNDFPAPTGLTPGLAAAEGTSEGLPPSAEMRGNVQFLVAPPAVAAADSACEPERRETDEEEDVVQALLPMVECVNAELLAAGFETLEESGVPVTALARPPAGSGGAGQEEMGSGEAAALSRGNLYAESSAEEGTGRRRGEPARGETGGEEGGVARAEAYFESPRLAGGGEDMQEQHSRASERNAEIAPLARPPAPRKYTTTDDAYIQADVYVHRVLEAMTDKLHEVLAAYRTRGERMGELRREAAVAAGLAAKCNGLKEEKEDLEKQLAALRSHVAELEREKAQLSATISQQKGFASRAQEAERACQILRGQVKLQKTQLRQRELEKTRVAERLDAVLREDQTREARARRTLQTLAGLRSPSSASVSPRRDRGWEKVAAGPFIKPSEKSLAQVARYYEGKLKALQRENAGLANALQVSAQTLETERAEREQTHPWAADGDVAAERKAREGFPTESHMHFSTVRTPPATLQRLAELRRARRGGGAALAAVSGAIPSLLPADGDAQGDDASPFAFSSPASRREGDNEETRTRECTLASMTGRRREKVEMDALASQRRSRSLAASCVTQSERDSGAERRKRFSLSCCSDSRSRRTDVLGTRSACLTEAELSNAAAVAKLRDEKIRLEARLEQLQRAAEEMQQRLRMRTSELESRLEEVEADLAARPTREAHMQLQQQLLELQDELNPKKQESWRCADPRSLMRRDRLKQKLHASAAEMDRDDNAALLETCCVTVNCHRPELLPAVLKRLTAATVDKLPALERFVEFVALVAAAKLPSAAEADIILSSLLAMNLARHAHRNYLQLRQSLAHALHQRAASSLCVASSPALQEGRGWRALSPLAEQLEAMERVHTRQFQRLQQTHLSRVSQHAIGHERERRVRETLALLRAQHNDAVTLFQAAAQEEVLALRDLVSAASRPAIADSPAGPAADARDGERSSLRGDRERDQTARELVEVLQRRLQFRTSEECAAKVQRALGRVDALTSFFRVLCGVLHIPTAVATFAQVEAAVSTLIEESRQQQVLLEEQQKYLLRQHNLLLSLQHSSAYAPALPTICEAKAEEEEEDARSPVQVAQPRDREAQQERGDEPAATGRAADAGKDKPEERERIRVKDRTAAAVATVEALQRLLKVDRVTLILPKLSEILVRVQRLTNAPPLSPQCAEDS; encoded by the exons ATGGGGTCGTCGGAGCCGCTGGCCTATATGCCGGCCGGGAGCCTTGGGGGCGACGGCCCGGGCCCCGCCTTTGGTCGAGTTTCACAGACGCTttcggcggcaggcgagggccgctcgccttcttcgcccttcCAAAactcctcgctctccctgcctccgcagccacCGTCTCCTTTCTTGTCGCCGTTGCCCTCGTTGGGCTCCTCGCCCCCTTCGACGCCCTTCCGCCGTTGGGCTGCCACGTCGCCAGAGGCGGAGCTAgagcgggcggcgtcgcaccATCAGGCCGGCATTGAGCCGGCTGCAGGACGAGACGCGCGTGCGGATGCAGCAGATGTCTCCCCCCGGTCGCTTCTTCctgcttccgctgctgcctcgctgcccaTTGCTTCCGACcccggcctcgcccgcgagcccggcgcggagaggcacgcCCGCAGCTCCGTCACGGCGCGCGACGATGAGCAGGCGTCTCAGTCGCGGAACTccttctcgcttcctccggTCGTCCCCGAGTCGCCGTTCTCCAAGGTCggttcttcttcgctctctctcttgcccAAGAAGAAGTTCTTTCAGCCGCCCATCCGGCCCTGCGCGACTTCgcccttcgcgtccgcggcctcagGCCCAGCTCCGGCGCcggggggcgaggagggcggcccGACTTCGGGGgccctgcctccgcctcgaggggcctcgtcgccgtttcGTGTGGCACATTTTGCCTCGTCTCCCACGTCATTCTACGGACCCCACGGGACGCCTGGGCGGGGCCCGCTGCTGCTTAGCGAGCTCGATACGCCGTTTGACTTGGTGCGCATGAACAAAGGCACGATCTTCCTGGCGGGAAAGCACGCGAAAACCGCCTTTCAACCGGGACCGTCGCCTCTGGAGGAAATTGCGGAGACCAATCGAGAGCTTGTCGCCTCCcaagacacacacgcaccaCCGCCGGTCACCGGGGAGGTTCTTTCAAAGAGCCACGCACAAGCAGCCCCTCTTCAGCGCGAAGAGACTctggaggaagcggagggagacgaggaaggagacgcgctcGGAGGGGCGGAAGATGGCGACGGGGAAGGAGCCTTCAGCGacccctcggcggcggccgcagaggcgcaggagacgcgagggcgaggcggaagacagaATGAGGAGGGCGACCTCGGTCTGAGCACGCCTCAACATAGTCCAACACGGACGGATctcgccgaggccgcagcagcctcgcaggcgccggaggaaggagcgagggaggaggaacgAATTGACAGACGAGGTCGTCTCGCCTTCGATTCCTCACACGCCTACACGCCCGCGCTGAGCGTGGGACGGCCGGCGGTAGAGCACGGAGGTGCCCTGCGACAACACTTTTCGTTGGGCAACCGAGAGAGCGCAAGGGGGTTCCAGGCTGCCCGGGATGGCGCAACTGACCCGgcgggagagggcgacggcggccctGGGGCAGATGGCcccagcggagagagacagagagccgcggcgcgaggcttcGACTTGGCAGGTTCAGATGAAACTGAAGAGGCGGGATCCGTAGAAGAGGCGGGCGCCTTGCGCCTGTTCTCCCCGACGAGCGCAGCTGAACAAGAAATTCTGCGATCCCAGAAGCTGCTCCAGAAGGCGGAACGCATGCTTCGGGCCTCAACCCCGATCAACTTCGAGAGGAGCGGCGTggacggaggcggaagaaggagcgtcagcgagcgacgcgacgACTTTGCAGCTTCTCCAGACGCCCCACGCAGGCAAGGTGAACGCGAAGGCCTCGGTCTCTCACTTGCTtactgcgcacgcgcgccgtcgaACCTTCCCcccggtgtacgtacacctcgcGAGGGAAGCCCACCACGAGCGGAGACTGTAGCCCTACTGTCGGAgaggcggccttcgcgtgAGAACGCTTCGACTTCGCTTCGGAACGGCGtagaggccgcagagggagaaaacgGAGTTGAGCACGCGTGCGAGGCTGCCGAATTCCATAAATCGTTTGGCCTGTCCTCTTCTTTTTTGGATTCGTCGCGGCACAAGCCCGACGCAATCATTCGTCCGTCTtcggagggcggggggggggggctgcctCTCAtagaggaggaggaaaaccTCTTTGCCGGCGAGCAGAAGCGCTCCAGAGGAAATCCGCTACTTGGCAGCTGGCTTCTATCGCATCCCGAGATTGAGCAacgggagagggagacgcacagcgaggaaggagacccCGAAGATCGCAGACCGGACGAGACGCCGCAAATCTCGACTTCCacacgcgaaggcgctgggCCCAGAGGAGCCCAGCCGCCCCGGGAGCAGCCAAAGAGAGGCACAACGGCCGGATCTG cttcctcttcgtccgctCCCTGCGGCCCGAAGTCCGCCGCCCAGCGTGGGCACTTGTGGGCTAGCTCCGCGGAGACCTTGTTTCGTGCGTCTCGTCGGCAGTTCCTGCATGAGTCTGACCTGGCGTCTGGGCACTGGCAACCTGCTcccgacggccgcgcgcccttcttcctctccgtggactctcgcctcgcgcatTTGTATGCGGAGGACGCACACAGCCATGCAGTTTTGGGGCGCGTCCCGTCCGCcatgctcgccgccgcgcacccTTCTGAGGCTCCGCAGGGTAcagaggcctctgcggcgtcttcgcagcTTTTTTCCGCGTCCGGCTtcgtgctgccgccgccgcgcggccttgTAGACGGCAGGCCAAACGCCGTGGAGCGCacgggcgcgcagggcgccctcctcccccaTCGGGAAGAAGACTTCCGGCTGCGGCAAGAAGGCAAGTCCGAATCGCCtgacgcgcgcctgcagccgcggcgccgggcagGGGCGCCGGGAGTCACGTGGAACGTGGAGACGGGCTTCGCGTTGAAGAGTTCGAGTATCTGGCACCAGGGGCCCGCGGGGGgtcgctccgcggcgacgcggc CGGGTCACGGGGAGCTTGAAGAGCTGCATGAGGAGGAAAGGCACGACGAGGACTCGTTCATGGGCGGCGGCTCAGACGCACatctgcctgcggcggcgcgttcgccgGTGTCCTCcgtgtcgccgtcgtcgctcgcgcagagCTTCTTCCAGGGTCAGGGTGTGCCATATGAAGAGCTACAACTGCCCCACGGGGCGCTAGAACGCAGGTCGGGAGAAGAGGATGAAGCTGTGCGAGGCAGGTTCCCTCTCTACGCCTCTTCGCCCGGCAGACTCCATCTCGTTCACCTTCCAGCCGACGCGCCTGCCCTGTCGCGCGGGCTCTACGCCTCAGTGCCTGCTTCGGCTTCCGGTTCGTCcttggcggcgggcggcttcAAGAGCGACGGCTACGGTGGCATCGGCGGACAttctcgtctgcgcccaTTCGCATTCGGTCAGGCACCGTCGTCGCCTTTCTCCCCTCCGCAGACGAGCGAcgcgtcggcgacgccttcgGCTCTGCGCCACCATCAgggcctcctcgcgcagcagttcggcgcctcgccggccgcgggcCCTTTCTTCCGGCAGGCGCCCTTCGCTCAGTCCCCCcaccgcggcgtccgcgcaggcgacaaTCAACTCGCGTTCACGGCGGACTTTGGGTCACCGGCGATCACCGACGCAGAGAATACGCCGTCGCCACTGTCGTTCCGCTCGGTGTCTTCGAAGAGCAtgtcctcctctccctcctcgctctactaccgcggcggcctcggctccCGGGGCcacttctccttctccttctcacccgggcgggcgagggcagagagaaggcgcgaggctgaGAGCCACGTCCGCGCAACCGCTTCACCCGAGCGGGACCCGGACGCCGGGACAGCGGGCTCTGCGCCCTACCGTCCTccgcagacagacgcagatgGAAGAGGCCCGAGAGGGGATGCACGCACACTCCACGGCGTGCCTCTTGAGAGCCGGGGAGACTTTGCGCGTTTCAAAGCGGGACACCTCCCCTCCCACAGGGGGGCGGAAGATTCCTCCTCGTTCCACGgtcgagccgcgcgcacctccgcggcagagagagccgcgtgCGAGGCATTGCTGGGCTTtgtgcgcgagggcgcggcgccacaggACGCTGCGgggcttcttccgcctcacAGTTCGTTCGCTAGCTCTCGTCGTGAGGCTGCGCCCGGAGATTTAGCAGCTGACGGAGAGGCCGACCcgccagacgcgcacgcgaaagACGTTCGGAAGTTCGCGTCGGCGCACCGATCGCAGCGCGAGTCCGCGCGTGATGAGGCGAAGGAAAACATGAGcaacggcagctgcgcgcgcaaCGAGACATTTCCGCAGAGaccggaggccgccggcgctcgagTGCAACCCGACGAGGGCCctgacgcggcgacgcagtggGTGGGGAGGCtcgacacagagagagagacctGTGAACTCGCGGCGCGGTTTAACGAGGGCAAGCCGCATGCAACTGCAACAGGCCATCGTGGGCACCCTCcgctgtcgtcctcctcttcttcggcgtttgcgcagggcgacgaccTGCGGGCGCGTGCCTCAGGCAGAGGGcccggagacgcggcggacgggAGGGCGGAGAGCTGGCGAGACGTCGCATATCGCCACGAAACGCTTCCCGAGGCGCAGGCTttcgaggagaaagaaggggCCGAGCACTACAGAAGGAGAGGGCAGGCGACCCACCTGTATTTCGAGGAGCGGgcgaccgcgtcgccgcacgaGCGGGCTGGATATCTGGGAGAGGAACCTTCTCATGAAGCGAGAGGACATCTCGGCATTCCGAgggggcctgcgcgccgtAGCCCCGATACGCAGGGGTGGGAAGACAAAGATCGAGGTCGAATCacgcggggagagagagatgcatCCGTCtacgccgacgcgcgagagctaGGAACACTGCGCGTAGAGTTCACacacagagagcgaggcgcgcctcaggCTCAGGAGGCTGAATCGGGCGCGCCTCACTACGGGCTGCCCTCGTCGACAGCTGACTCCGACCAAGTGTACGGACAGCAGATGAGGGAGAGCGGACTCCTAGTGGACAGGGCCTCGCCGGCCGAAGAGCGAAGGAAGACCCAGGCGCGCGAAGTCGCGCGTTGGGCTGCGCGCCCGGCGAATCCCTTCGAAcagagtctgcaggcgcttcaCGAGGACTTTGCATTCGatcgcgtcgcgcaggcctcgccggCTGCCCGCCTTGCCCCCTCGAGTCCCCGCGCCTCTCCAGACGCAGCGAGCCCGGTCGCGGATTcgggcggagacggcaggaaagccgcagcgcggagacacgccgAGTGCGGCGGCAACGACTTCCCCGCGCCAACCGGTCTCACCCctgggctcgcggcggcagaggggaCAAGCGAAGGCCTGCCCCCCTCCGCAGAGATGCGGGGGAACGTGCAGTTCCTCGTTGCCCCCCCCGCTGTCGCAGCGGCTGACTCCGCCTGCGAacccgagcgccgcgaaaccgacgaggaagaagacgtcgtgcaggcgctgctgcccaTGGTGGAGTGCGTCAACGCAGAGCTCCTTGCCGCAGGATTCGAGACGTTGGAGGAGAGCGGAGTGCCGGTCACTGCGCTCGCG CGGCCCCCGgcgggcagcggaggcgctgggCAAGAGGAGATGggaagcggagaggccgctgcaTTGTCTCGAGGTAACCTTTACGCGGAGTCCAGCGCCGAGGAGGGAacggggcggcgcagaggagagcctgcgagaggcgaaACCGGAGGGGAAGAGGGGGGTGTCGCCCGTGCGGAGGCTTACTTCGAGTCTCCCCGACTCGCgggtggaggcgaagacaTGCAAGAACAGCATagcagagcgagcgagaggaacgCGGAGATAGCCCctctggcgcggccgccggcccCAAGAAAATACACCACCACCGATGACGCCTACATCCAGGCTGacgtgtacgtacaccgcgtCCTGGAGGCCATGACTGACAAACTGCACGAAGTGCTTGCTGCGTATCGaacgagaggagagcgaatgGGAGAGCTCCGGCGCGAAGCTGCAGTCGCAGCCGGTCTGGCTGCGAAGTGCAACGGACtgaaagaggagaaggaagatcTCGAAAAACAG CTGGCAGCGCTGCGGTCTCACGTGGCGGAGctcgagagggagaaggcgcagcttTCCGCGACGATCTCGCAGCAGAAGGgcttcgcttcgcgcgcaCAGGAGGCTGAGCGGGCCTGCCAGATTCTGCGCGGCCAAGTGAAGCTTcagaagacgcagctgcggcagaggGAGCTTGAAAAGACACGggtcgccgagcgcctcgaTGCAGTCCTGCGCGAGGACCAgacccgcgaggcgcgagcgcgccgcacgcTCCAGACGCTGGCGGGTTTGaggtcgccgtcgtctgcgtccgtttctccgcgccgcgatCGCGGGTGGGAAAAAGTTGCCGCTGGGCCCTTCATCAAGCCCTCGGAGAAGAGCTTGGCCCAAGTCGCGCGGTACTACGAGGGCAAACTCAAGGCGCTCcagcgagaaaacgcaggACTTGCGAACGCGCTGCAGGTTTCTGCGCAGACTCTCGAAACTGAGCGCGCAGAAAGGGAGCAGACGCACCCCTGGGCGGCCGACGGAGACGTAGCGGCGGAGCGCAAGGCCCGCGAGGGCTTCCCCACCGAAAGCCACATGCACTTCTCCACTGtgcgcacgccgcccgcgactctgcagagactcgccgaactgcggcgagcgcggcgcggaggcggggcggcgctcgcggccgtgTCGGGCGCAATCCCTTCCCTTCTGCCGGCTGACGGAGatgcgcagggcgacgacgcctccCCCTttgccttctcctcgcctgcgtcacGGAGGGAGGGGGATAACGAAGAGACACGGACGCGGGAGTGCACTCTGGCGTCGATGACAGGGCGGCGTAGAGAAAAAGTGGAGATggacgcgctcgcctcgcagcggcgctcgcgaagTCTCGCGGCCTCGTGCGTGACTCAGAGCGAAAGAGACTCaggagcggagaggagaaaacgctTCTCGCTGTCGTGCTGTTCTGACAGCCGGTCGCGGCGAACAGACGTGCTGGGCACGCGAAGCGCTTGCCTCACCGAGGCAGAGCTCAGCAACGCGGCAGCCGTTGCGAAACTCAGAGACGAGAAAATCCGG CTTGAAGCACGCCTGGAGCAGTtacagcgagccgcggaggagatgcagcagcgcctaCGCATGCGAACATCAGAG TTGGAGAGTCGACTGGAGGAGGTGGAAGCggacctcgcggcgcggccgacgcgagaggcgcacatgcagctgcagcagcagctcctcgagctcCAA GATGAACTGAACCCGAAGAAGCAAGAGAGCTGGAGGTGTGCAGACCCCCGCAGCCTcatgcgccgcgaccgcttGAAACAGAAACTCCACGCGTCGGCCGCGGAGATGGACAGGGATGACAACGCCGCGCTCTTGGAG ACCTGCTGCGTGACGGTCAACTGTCATCGCCCCGAGCTCCTCCCCGCTGTGCTCAAGCGCCTCACCGCTGCGACAGTCGACAAGCTTCCGGCGCTGGAGCGGTTTGTTGAG TTCGTCGCcctggtcgccgcggcgaagctaccatctgccgcagaggcggacaTCATTCTATCCAGTCTCTTGGCGATGAACCTCGCCCGCCACGCA CATCGGAACTAcctccagctgcggcagtcgcttgcgcacgcgctgcaccagagggcggcgtcttctctctgtgtcgccAGCTCCCCGGCCTTGCAGGAGGGGCGCGGATGGAGGGCGCTTTCGCCCCTGGCTGAGCAGCTTGAGGCAATGGAGAGGGTTCACACGCGGCAGTttcagcggctgcagcagacgcatcTCTCTCGTGTGTCTCAGCATGCTATCGGTcacgagcgagagcgacgcgtgcgcgagacgctcgccctccttcgcgcgcagcACAACGACGCGGTGACTCTCTTTcaagcagccgcgcaggaggaggtcctcgcgctccgcgacctcgtctccgcggcctcgcgcccggcGATTGCCGACTCGCCCGCCGGacctgccgcagacgcgagagacggcgagcgcagcagcctgcgcggagacagggagCGAGACCAGACGGCACGAGAGCTGGTGGAggtgctgcagaggcgcctgcagttTCGGACCTCAGAGGAATGCGCTGCCAAAGTGCAAAGGGCGCTCGGAAGG GTCGACGCGCTCACGAGTTTCTTCcgcgttctctgcggcgtgctCCACATCCCGACAGCCGTTGCAACATTCGCACAG GTGGAAGCGGCAGTCTCGACGTTGATTGAGGAGagccggcagcagcaggtgcTCTTGGAGGAACAGCAAAAGTATCTCCTGCGCCAGCACAACTTGCTGCTTTCTCTGCAACACTCGTCGGCgtacgcgcctgcgctgccaaCGATCTGCGAAGCcaaggcagaggaagaagaagaggacgcgcgcagccctGTGCAAGTTGCGCAGCCCCGTGACCGCGAGGCTCAGCAAGAGCGGGGAGACGAGCCGGCGGCAACAGGACgggccgcggacgcgggcaAGGACAAGCCCGAAGAACGAGAGAGGATTCGAGTGAAGGACcgcacagccgcggcggTGGCGACAGTCGaggctctgcagcggctgctcaAGGTGGACCGTGTGACGCTTATTCTTCCCAAGCTCAGCGA AATCCTGGTTCGAGTGCAGCGCCTCACCAACGCCCCTCCTCTGTCGCCACAGTGCGCCGAGGACAGTTGA